Proteins encoded together in one Cervus canadensis isolate Bull #8, Minnesota chromosome 7, ASM1932006v1, whole genome shotgun sequence window:
- the LOC122445146 gene encoding proline-rich protein 23C-like: MSSKTLPHYLAKRRYEVTARARSQGMKELHFSVLVQRSNGPSPLSPSARSQTRGDTHLMGSRPRSPTAYPEDPWDPQDGGPGPAKRRRTEEPARPKSESEAAPSLGNLTWSPTAGTLIFVAVLPAGCALHVLLDDVELLLEPEPTSVRQVCLGSRILMLVPEALVGSGVEGPWGQGLEPGALLSPRGEYVALEPGFSCAAVPEIACQGEASKEDANADADFLLGEMDAASVPVAGLRSSAASLTHFDLLDLVSEPSPRASNPSPERGSPQHADSLDLHLLEPFPDSPLQPLPPSPSPSPQERPCRPPGSPCKARRCLFPESTASHDSWARERAPGESLLMLVVYILNTPVESYE, from the exons ATGTCATCCAAAACCTTACCTCACTATCTGGCCAAAAGAAGATATGAGGTCACTGCCAGGGCGAGGTCTCAGGGGATGAAGGAACTACATTTCAGTGTCCTGGTGCAGCGTTCCAATG GACCCAGCCCTCTGTCGCCTTCTGCCAGGTCCCAGACCCGCGGCGACACTCACTTGATGGGCAGCCGACCGCGCAGTCCCACCGCCTACCCTGAGGACCCGTGGGACCCGCAGGACGGAGGACCCGGCCCTGCCAAGCGCCGCCGAACCGAGGAGCCCGCACGCCCGAAGTCCGAGTCTGAGGCGGCGCCCAGCCTGGGTAACCTGACCTGGTCCCCGACGGCGGGCACCCTCATCTTCGTGGCTGTCCTGCCGGCGGGATGTGCTCTGCACGTGCTCCTGGACGACGTCGAACTGCTGCTGGAGCCCGAGCCAACGTCTGTGAGGCAAGTGTGTCTCGGAAGTCGCATCCTCATGCTGGTCCCCGAGGCTCTTGTGGGCTCGGGTGTGGAAGGGCCGTGGGGGCAGGGCCTAGAACCGGGCGCTCTCCTGAGCCCTCGCGGGGAGTACGTGGCTCTGGAGCCGGGATTCTCCTGTGCCGCTGTCCCAGAGATCGCCTGCCAGGGAGAGGCCAGCAAGGAGGATGCAAATGCTGATGCTGACTTCCTGCTGGGCGAGATGGATGCTGCCTCAGTCCCAGTCGCTGGGCTCCGCTCTTCTGCTGCAAGTTTGACTCACTTTGACCTGTTAGACCTAGTCTCAGAGCCCTCCCCTCGGGCCTCCAATCCTAGTCCAGAGAGAGGCTCTCCTCAGCACGCCGACAGCCTGGACTTGCACCTTCTGGAGCCCTTCCCTGACTCACCACTCCAACCTCTACCTCCTTCTCCGAGTCCAAGTCCCCAGGAGCGCCCCTGTCGCCCTCCTGGTTCTCCGTGCAAGGCCCGGAGATGCCTGTTCCCTGAATCCACTGCCTCCCACGATTCCTGGGCACGTGAACGGGCACCAGGGGAGAGTCTTCTGATGTTGGTTGTGTATATATTGAACACACCGGTAGAATCATACGAATAG
- the LOC122445147 gene encoding proline-rich protein 23C-like, whose product MGSRPRSPTAYPEDPWDPQDGGPGPAKRRRTEEPARPKSESEAAPSLDNLTWSPTAGTLIFVAVLPAGCALHVLLDDVELLLEPEPTSVRQVCLGGRILMLVPEALVGSGAEGPWGQGLEPGALLSPRGEYVTLEPGFSCAAVPEIACQGGASKEDANADADFLLGEMDAASVPVAGLRSSAASLTHFDLLDLVSEPSPRASNPSPERGSPQHADSLDLHLLEPFPDSPLQPLPPSPSPSPQERPCRPPGSPCKARRCLFPESTAFHDSWARERAPGESLLMLAVYILHIL is encoded by the coding sequence ATGGGCAGCCGACCGCGCAGTCCCACCGCCTACCCTGAGGACCCGTGGGACCCGCAGGACGGAGGACCCGGCCCTGCCAAGCGCCGCCGAACCGAAGAGCCCGCGCGCCCGAAGTCCGAGTCTGAGGCGGCGCCCAGCCTGGATAACCTGACCTGGTCCCCGACGGCGGGCACCCTCATCTTCGTGGCTGTCCTGCCGGCGGGATGTGCTCTGCACGTGCTCCTGGACGACGTCGAACTGCTGCTGGAGCCCGAGCCAACGTCTGTGAGGCAAGTGTGTCTCGGAGGTCGCATCCTTATGCTGGTCCCCGAGGCTCTTGTGGGCTCGGGTGCGGAAGGGCCGTGGGGGCAGGGCCTAGAACCGGGCGCTCTCCTGAGCCCTCGCGGGGAGTACGTGACTCTGGAGCCGGGATTCTCCTGTGCCGCTGTCCCAGAGATCGCCTGCCAGGGAGGGGCCAGCAAGGAGGATGCAAATGCTGACGCTGACTTCCTGCTGGGCGAGATGGATGCTGCCTCAGTCCCAGTCGCTGGGCTCCGCTCTTCTGCTGCAAGTTTGACTCACTTTGACCTGTTAGACCTAGTCTCAGAGCCCTCCCCTCGGGCCTCCAATCCTAGTCCAGAGAGAGGCTCTCCTCAGCACGCCGACAGCCTGGACTTGCACCTTCTGGAGCCCTTTCCTGACTCACCACTCCAACCTCTACCTCCTTCTCCGAGTCCAAGTCCCCAGGAGCGCCCCTGTCGCCCTCCTGGTTCTCCTTGCAAGGCCCGGAGATGCCTGTTCCCTGAATCCACTGCCTTCCATGATTCCTGGGCACGTGAACGGGCACCAGGGGAGAGTCTTCTGATGTTGGCTGTGTACATACTGCACATACTGtaa